Proteins found in one Oncorhynchus keta strain PuntledgeMale-10-30-2019 chromosome 2, Oket_V2, whole genome shotgun sequence genomic segment:
- the LOC118394148 gene encoding ankyrin repeat domain-containing protein 11 isoform X1: protein MPKGGGSKTPQLEDFPLNTDMVEKQSGKKDKVLSNKTPKLDRSDGVKEMKEKASKRKLPFTVGANGDQKDSDSEKQGPERKRIKKEPTNTRKSGLPFGMGMPGIRAGYPLSERQQVALLMQMTAEESVNSPDTTPKHQSQSSLGQKGTPNSASKTKDKVNKRNERGETRLHRSAIRGEARRIKELISEGADVNVKDFAGWTALHEACNRGYYDVAKQLLAAGAEVNTKGLDDDTPLHDASNNGHFKVVKLLLRYGGDPRQSNRRGETALKVANSPTMLNLLLGKGTYTSSEESSSESSEEEDAPSFAPSSSVDGNNTDSEFEKGLKLKGKKGLDQPLSTTTTPVKDEYEFDEDDEEERVPPVDDKHLLKKEFRKESPSVTKAGGLISVPKGEVVKTYSKSNSLTPKKAVRRILSDSSDEDDGTLCFTPMPTPRQPAPPTNTKARDSATLSSKQQKEKTKVKKKRKKETKNNVSKEVRFGKVNDKFCTSDSDCGDIGSEDDEGSMKSSNCIKDSTMSLKESSAFSTHSASSSSSSHGSMSSQKLTPSLTEHNPKQWRTDGWKSVSSPVWSDVSSLSDSVRTRLSSESDYSSADSSVESVKQVRKKAQENRKKNNVHTNALDKKNCDFHKNSNTDSTVSKTDKDGKVLKKHKVKHKHKNKEKEKAPSLVLNQDMNEKFVKSFSFDFDDSRQKSLLVETESPAESKVKLSKHEKEHLKKEDRLSKGKSEDRDWSSGKEVQRTAKEEKSKKTRESTKEKPSKEEREKPLKTEKEKSLKEKEKPKEEKQQKTHKEEKKKKSKDKSSKPDRKSSEQKEEKHIKVDKEKNAREEKEKSKKEKVLKEEPDYEVYDVSNRFLNLEDTKLSASDDHHDRWASDLSSDCDLYGDDSWDAPPVKDYKEYKANNTVKLIVETEKIESRDRRKENKIKDKKLDHNDKRSEKEPTSKKKEKDSSERICDKKKDLTEKQKLNSSHSVEKEKKRKESADTVKEKKEKDSTDSSRDRKDSYEFTKERKDLKIKQESIRDDYGNEASFKEIEPVVKPCEIRERNHSGKEKDRKGDGLEKREKTKADKHKEKPKDRSIEQDKEKPERTSTEKLLKEKDTDRGSKDKKEGAKDKSKDKDRKVSSEQTKDKKEKASQDKHADRDKDVLEVKKEERKPEKVKPEKTWYKIADIFTDESEDEEDNYNGGVAKLSDSLGLSDSHRKDSTSDRDELDHFQMEKPRKYSAEAKHTTEKQKEKDHKKKDKTTFDMGKERKGSLEKHNKDKKVKDSVDAKHKERKDRMSVDSNQEKKNKQKLLDKRDANEEKTKSKYKDKQDHVNDRKPSKGSGENEKSLLEKLEEEAMNDYKDDSNDKNSELSSDSFTDQVHEPVLSSYYDSSNISLPDITDERRDSLSISNPQDKFREKERHRHSSSSSSKKSHDKEKDKVKKEKGDKQDKIEEIRESYGRRESLPFEKEPMPLEADPYTFPFGSKGDKDDFEKTLEFEKEMSKKADKDKLSTVISDKIKDKKKKEKHKEKVKEEKHKYTDGFGSLKHSKEDIKSGLKESPQITNLKERSKEDSPKFDVKKERNRDSLDKDSRVDHVKSKVKEENEKVIQSKDTARKDNRPRSKLLVDGDLKLTSFGQMLGLKDQEIEERHKKHKERMKQMEKLRHRSGDPKLRDKTKSTEEIKKNRNELSSKKSNSLESALKEKKLKDVGLPAQIMSPERKPQLIDTQNSKDWLAGQQMKENLPASPRQDQNRPTGVPTPTSVISCPGYEEIMQTPRTPSCSAEDYPDIMFDGLDCQNSSAMAMSMNACSPSFFDRYSNSSHTFQEGTCITPAKNLQLPLVSRSASSDVRRPLEDEFKAEAGKFLQHILPDASEFDLAASQPPEDKAASVERLECLSPPYFSPIRMLSPGLELAQPALDGATTAMTGTETCEHLPESVYNNFLMKPSTPVHRPDPQEPCLDIAAPPTPAPAALPPLDIDDLSEPHQSEHSLVPSDPVSGSEYLPPVVEEEEEDEEEEEDYEEEEEEDEEEEEEEGDLEEPTDADHHAAEETRDVCSFSPPRVEEPLRKGWAESPERRVAEVHQLTPPHPLPNLVENSSDHTISWNSEMILKSPQRTYGEIEAAVSKITSPFSHSDSDLQHITAIPGHPSVTPPYAAYRSYVPDPDFDEQKEAVEDIPISPARPEMTPMELEPNYLTTTSSSTRLESFFTDCKPNLEDNHQMDSELSCAVQDGRQNSHGFTSESHMPLAVSNDPVVPWTDPFSATVDELDDLGPFSLPDLPSLSLPTSLPDKEMPELDVRDAEPADYKPPPAHIRPPAIETIEGEELMEVDLPNLAKPLCPPEVLPLNDSLQDLVVPSPKHNFQPEFESEPQNVPENNFVKPQVFENRATYEETDESDGNIMFSAVNTNNTQHHRQMSLTESLSVVITPCMDSLTTVKPEQSGQISDPFVGPTCSPVPSVPLPVAVTISGTVHVSEALETTSKLTVTLTTLSTDLPKKVEEIPQRMTRNRAQMLAKQENTTTTTTTKKQSSRVVAESTTTTTIPASVIPPSAPTPVTMSMAVTTTTPIPTPTFVPFVVLEKEKELVTTISTTAAITPTPPPPPPVVVSKTKGRPVEEEESQTQHPRKRKFPKPQVQLVNTAMQQTREMIQQTLAVIVNAIKLDDIEPYHSDRSNPYFEYLQIRKKIEEKRKILCYITPQAPQCYAEYVTYTGSYLLDGKPLSKLHIPVIAPPPSLSEPLKELFRQQETVRGKLRLQHSIEREKLIVSCEQEVLRVHCRAARTIANQAVPFSACTMLLDSEVYNMPTESQVRLWVVKKGDENKSVRDRFNARQFISWIQDVDDKYDRMKTCLLMRQQHEAAALNAVQRMEWQLKVQELDPAVHKSLCVNEVPSFYVPMVDVNDDFVLLPA, encoded by the exons GATAAAGTATTGTCAAACAAGACTCCTAAATTGGACCGCAGCGATGGCGTCAAAGAGATGAAAGAGAAGGCATCCAAGAGGAAGCTTCCCTTCACTGTTGGAGCCAATGGAGACCAGAAAGATTCTGACTCAG aaAAGCAAGGTCCGGAACGGAAGCGCATTAAAAAGGAGCCCACCAACACCAGGAAGTCAGGCCTGCCGTTTGGGATGGGCATGCCAGGGATCCGGGCCGGGTACCCCCTCTCTGAGCGGCAGCAGGTGGCTCTTCTCATGCAGATGACGGCTGAAGAGTCAGTCAACAGTCCAG ACACAACACCAAAGCATCAGTCACAGTCAAGTCTGGGCCAGAAGGGAACGCCGAACTCTGCATCTAAAACCAAAGACAAAGTAAACAAGAGAAATGAGAGGGGCGAGACGAGGCTGCACCGGTCAGCCATCCGTGGAGAGGCACGCCGCATCAAGGAGCTCATCAGTGAGGGAGCGGACGTGAATGTAAAAGACTTCGCAG GCTGGACTGCACTGCATGAAGCGTGCAACCGAGGCTACTACGACGTGGCCAAGCAGCTGCTGGCAGCCGGTGCAGAGGTCAACACCAAGGGCCTGGACGACGACACCCCTCTGCATGACGCATCAAACAACGGGCACTTCAAG GTGGTAAAGTTGCTTTTAAGATATGGAGGGGACCCTCGACAAAGCAACAGAAGGGGTGAAACCGCGTTGAAGGTTGCAAACTCACCAACGATGCTCAATCTGTTGCTTGGAAAAGGCACGTATACCTCCAGTGAGGAGAGCTCGTCAG AATCCTCAGAGGAAGAAGATGCCCCATCGTTTGCCCCATCCAGTTCGGTGGATGGAAATAACACAGACTCAGAGTTTGAGAAGGGCCTGAAGCTGAAAGGGAAGAAAGGTCTGGATCAGCCCCTATCCACAACAACCACCCCCGTCAAGGACGAGTATGAGTTTGACGAGGACGATGAGGAAGAGCGCGTCCCTCCGGTGGACGACAAGCACTTGCTCAAGAAAGAGTTCCGCAAGGAGTCTCCCAGTGTCACGAAGGCTGGCGGCTTAATTTCAGTACCGAAGGGGGAAGTGGTCAAAACCTATTCCAAAAGCAACTCGCTCACACCAAAGAAGGCTGTTAGACGGATTCTCTCTGACAGCTCAGACGAGGATGATGGGACGTTGTGTTTCACACCTATGCCCACACCACGGCAACCAGCGCCACCTACTAATACCAAGGCCCGGGACTCTGCTACACTGAGCTCTAAACAGCAGAAAGAGAAGACTAAAGTTAAGAAGAAGCGGAAGAAGGAGACAAAGAATAATGTCAGTAAGGAGGTCAGATTTGGTAAAGTCAATGACAAATTCTGCACTTCTGACTCTGATTGTGGGGACATAGggagtgaggatgatgaaggctCTATGAAGAGCTCGAACTGTATAAAGGACTCCACAATGAGCCTAAAAGAATCCTCTGCGTTCAGTACTCACTCtgcatcctcttcctcctcttctcatgGAAGCATGAGCTCTCAGAAACTGACTCCCTCGCTGACAGAGCATAACCCAAAGCAGTGGAGGACAGACGGCTGGAAGTCTGTGTCATCTCCTGTATGGTCAGATGTAAGCTCCCTCTCTGACTCGGTTAGAACAAGGCTTTCCAGTGAGTCGGACTACTCCTCTGCCGACTCGAGTGTCGAGTCAGTGAAACAGGTGAGAAAGAAAGCACAGgaaaacagaaagaaaaacaATGTGCACACTAATGCACTAGACAAAAAGAACTGTGACTTTCACAAGAACTCCAACACAGACAGTACTGTCTCCAAAACGGATAAAGATGGCAAAGTGTTGAAAAAGCATAAAGTCAAACACAAGCACAAaaacaaagagaaagaaaagGCTCCCAGTTTAGTGCTCAATCAAGACATGAACGAGAAATTTGTGAAAAGCTTCTCGTTTGATTTTGATGATTCAAGGCAAAAGTCACTCCTTGTTGAGACTGAGTCCCCAGCTGAAAGCAAGGTCAAGCTGTCGAAACATGAAAAAGAGCATTTGAAAAAGGAGGACAGGTTGTCGAAAGGCAAATCTGAGGACAGAGACTGGTCTTCTGGAAAAGAGGTGCAAAGAACTGCTAAAGAGGAGAAATCCAAGAAAACAAGAGAGTCCACCAAGGAGAAGCCAAgcaaggaggagagggaaaagcccTTGAAAACTGAAAAAGAAAAGAGCCTCAAGGAAAAAGAGAAGCCCAAGGAGGAGAAACAACAAAAGACTcataaagaggagaagaagaaaaagtcAAAGGACAAGTCATCTAAACCAGACAGGAAGAGCAGTGAGCAAAAAGAGGAAAAACATATTAAGGTGGATAAGGAGAAAAATGCCAGGGAGGAGAaggaaaaatctaagaaagaaaagGTTCTGAAGGAAGAGCCTGATTATGAAGTCTATGATGTCAGTAACCGTTTCTTAAACCTAGAAGACACCAAGCTCAGTGCCTCAGACGACCACCACGACCGATGGGCGTCAGACCTTTCCTCTGACTGCGACCTATATGGAGATGACAGCTGGGATGCTCCTCCTGTGAAGGACTACAAAGAATATAAAGCAAACAACACTGTAAAGCTGATCGTTGAGACTGAAAAAATAGAGAGCAGAGACCGGAGGAAGGAGAACAAAATCAAAGACAAGAAATTAGATCATAATGACAAACGGTCAGAGAAAGAGCCTACCTccaagaagaaagagaaagactcTTCAGAAAGAATCTGTGACAAGAAAAAGGATTTGACCGAAAAACAGaaactcaactccagccactctgTGGAAAAGGAGAAGAAACGAAAGGAATCTGCAGATACTGtcaaagagaagaaagagaaggacTCCACGGACAGCAGTAGAGACCGAAAAGATTCCTATGAGTTCACTAAAGAAAGAAAGGACTTGAAAATCAAACAGGAGTCTATAAGAGACGATTATGGGAATGAGGCCTCCTTCAAAGAAATTGAACCTGTTGTCAAACCATGTGAAATTAGAGAAAGGAACCATTCTGGaaaagagaaggacagaaaggGAGATGGGttggaaaagagagaaaagactAAAGCTGACAAACACAAGGAAAAGCCTAAAGACCGATCTATAGAACAGGATAAGGAGAAGCCTGAGAGGACCTCAACTGAGAAGCTTTTGAAAGAAAAAGACACAGATAGAGGCTCTAAAGACAAGAAGGAGGGAGCTAAAGACAAATCCAAAGACAAGGACAGGAAGGTGTCTTCAGAACAAACTAAGGACAAGAAAGAAAAGGCTTCGCAGGACAAGCATGCTGACCGGGATAAAGATGTCCTGGAGGTGAAGAAGGAGGAGCGAAAACCTGAGAAAGTTAAACCTGAGAAAACATGGTACAAGATCGCAGACATTTTCACAGATGAAAGTGAGGATGAAGAAGACAATTACAATGGGGGTGTGGCCAAGTTAAGTGATTCCCTTGGGTTGTCCGATTCTCACAGGAAAGACTCCACATCTGACAGGGATGAGCTTGATCACTTCCAAATGGAAAAGCCCAGAAAATATTCTGCTGAGGCCAaacacacaacagaaaaacagaaagaaaaagaCCACAAGAAAAAAGACAAGACCACATttgatatggggaaagagaggaagggttCGTTAGAGAAACACAACAAAGATAAGAAAGTAAAGGATTCTGTTGATGCAAAACACAAAGAACGCAAAGACAGAATGTCTGTGGACTCAAACCAAGAGAAGAAAAACAAGCAGAAGCTGTTGGACAAGAGGGACGCCAATGAGGAAAAGACCAAGAGTAAATATAAAGACAAGCAAGATCATGTTAATGACCGAAAGCCCTCAAAGGGGAGTGGGGAAAATGAAAAGTCGCTCTTGGAGAAACTGGAGGAAGAGGCCATGAATGACTACAAGGATGACTCCAATGACAAGAACAGTGAGTTATCCTCAGACAGCTTCACTGATCAGGTTCATGAGCCAGTGCTCAGCAGCTACTATGATTCCTCCAACATCAGCCTTCCAGACATTACTGATGAGAGACGAGACTCACTCTCCATATCTAATCCTCAAGACAagttcagagagaaagagaggcaccGGCATTCATCTTCGTCATCCTCCAAAAAGAGTCATGACAAGGAGAAGGACAAAGTCAAGAAGGAAAAAGGGGATAAACAAGACAAGATAGAGGAAATAAGAGAATCCTATGGACGCAGAGAAAGTCTGCCCTTCGAGAAAGAGCCTATGCCATTAGAAGCGGACCCTTACACATTTCCATTTGGGTCTAAGGGTGATAAAGATGATTTTGAGAAGACATTGGAGTTTGAAAAGGAGATGTCTAAAAAAGCTGACAAAGACAAACTGAGTACTGTCATCAGTGATAAGATCAAGGACAAAAAGAAAAAAGAGAAACATAAGGAGAAAGTCAAAGAGGAGAAGCACAAGTACACGGATGGCTTTGGATCCCTGAAACACTCCAAGGAGGATATCAAATCTGGATTGAAAGAGAGTCCTCAAATTACCAATTTGAAGGAAAGATCAAAGGAAGACAGTCCCAAATTTGATGTGAAAAAAGAGAGAAACCGAGACTCTTTGGACAAAGACAGTAGGGTGGACCATGTTAAGTCCAAGGttaaagaagaaaatgaaaaagTAATTCAATCTAAAGACACAGCTCGAAAAGACAACCGTCCACGTTCAAAGCTTCTGGTTGATGGGGATCTCAAACTAACCAGCTTTGGGCAAATGTTAGGTTTAAAAGACCAGGAGATTGAAGAACGCCATAAGAAGCATAAGGAGAGGATGAAGCAGATGGAGAAACTAAGACACAGATCAGGGGATCCCAAACTTAGGGATAAAACTAAGTCCACTGAGGAAATAAAGAAAAATCGCAATGAACTATCATCCAAAAAATCAAATAGTTTAGAATCTGCATTGAAAGAGAAGAAGCTCAAAGATGTTGGTCTCCCAGCCCAAATTATGTCTCCGGAAAGAAAGCCACAACTCATTGACACTCAAAATTCAAAGGACTGGCTTGCAGGCCAACAGATGAAAGAAAATCTCCCTGCCTCACCTCGGCAAGATCAGAATAGACCAACGGGTGTTCCCACCCCCACATCTGTAATCTCTTGTCCCGGCTATGAGGAAATCATGCAGACGCCACGGACTCCATCCTGCAGTGCAGAGGACTACCCTGATATAATGTTTGATGGGTTAGATTGTCAGAACTCATCAGCCATGGCCATGTCTATGAATGCCTGCTCCCCATCCTTCTTTgacaggtactccaactcatcgcACACCTTCCAAGAAGGGACTTGTATAACTCCGGCTAAGAATCTCCAGTTGCCCCTTGTCAGTCGATCGGCTTCTTCTGATGTTAGAAGACCCCTGGAAGATGAGTTCAAAGCTGAAGCTGGCAAGTTTCTACAACACATTTTGCCAGACGCCTCTGAGTTTGACTTGGCAGCCTCCCAGCCTCCAGAGGACAAGGCAGCATCAGTGGAGAGACTTGAATGCCTGTCTCCTCCTTACTTCTCACCTATTAGGATGCTATCTCCCGGGCTGGAACTTGCCCAGCCTGCACTAGATGGGGCCACCACAGCAATGACTGGCACAGAGACCTGTGAACACCTACCTGAGAGTGTCTACAACAACTTCCTGATGAAGCCCTCAACGCCAGTCCACAGACCTGACCCCCAGGAGCCGTGTCTGGACATTGCTGCTCCACCCACCCCTGCAcctgctgctcttcctcccctGGATATTGATGACCTTTCTGAGCCTCATCAAAGTGAGCACAGTCTTGTTCCCTCTGACCCAGTCAGTGGCAGTGAGTATCTGCCCCCtgttgttgaggaggaggaggaggacgaggaggaagaagaggactacgaagaggaggaggaggaagacgaagaagaggaggaggaggaaggggacctTGAAGAACCAACAGATGCTGATCATCATGCTGCTGAGGAGACGAGGGACGTCTGCTCATTCTCTCCTCCAAGGGTTGAAGAGCCTTTGAGGAAGGGCTGGGCTGAATCTCCTGAGAGAAGAGTTGCAGAGGTGCATCAGTTGACTCCCCCACATCCACTACCCAACCTGGTGGAGAACTCCAGTGATCATACCATCAGCTGGAACTCTGAGATGATTTTGAAATCTCCTCAAAGGACTTATGGGGAAATAGAGGCAGCGGTCTCCAAGATAACCAGCCCCTTCTCGCATTCAGACAGTGATTTGCAGCACATTACTGCCATACCTGGCCATCCATCAGTGACCCCTCCATATGCTGCTTACAGGTCTTATGTGCCTGACCCTGACTTTGACGAGCAAAAAGAGGCTGTGGAGGACATTCCAATTTCTCCAGCAAGACCTGAAATGACACCTATGGAATTGGAACCAAACTACTTGACAACCACCTCATCCTCCACAAGGTTAGAGTCTTTCTTCACAGACTGCAAGCCAAACTTGGAGGATAATCACCAGATGGACTCAGAGCTTTCTTGTGCAGTACAAGATGGCAGACAAAACTCCCATGGCTTTACTTCTGAGAGCCATATGCCTCTTGCAGTAAGCAATGACCCAGTGGTGCCCTGGACAGACCCGTTCTCAGCTACAGTGGATGAGCTTGATGATCTTGGCCCTTTCTCTCTACCtgacctcccttctctctccctcccgacCTCCCTGCCAGACAAGGAGATGCCAGAGCTTGACGTCAGAGATGCAGAGCCAGCCGACTACAAGCCTCCACCTGCTCATATAAGGCCTCCTGCTATTGAAACAATAGAGGGTGAAGAGCTTATGGAAGTTGACCTGCCTAACCTGGCCAAACCCCTGTGCCCTCCCGAGGTCCTACCACTCAATGATTCTTTGCAGGATTTGGTTGTGCCCTCACCAAAACACAATTTCCAACCAGAATTTGAGTCTGAGCCTCAGAATGTCCCTGAAAATAACTTTGTGAAACCACAGGTCTTTGAAAACAGAGCCACATATGAAGAGACTGATGAGAGTGATGGAAACATAATGTTCTCAGCTGTTAATACAAACAATACTCAGCATCACAGGCAGATGTCACTGACCGAGTCATTATCAGTTGTAATTACTCCATGTATGGACTCCTTGACAACTGTTAAACCAGAACAAAGTGGGCAGATATCAGATCCCTTTGTTGGGCCAACTTGCAGTCCAGTCCCCTCAGTTCCTCTACCAGTTGCTGTCACGATTTCTGGTACAGTCCATGTTTCGGAGGCTCTTGAGACAACATCTAAGCTCACGGTCACTCTGACAACATTGTCAACTGACCTTCCCAAGAAGGTGGAGGAGATCCCACAGAGGATGACCAGAAACAGGGCCCAGATGCTGGCAAAACAGGagaataccaccaccaccaccaccacaaaaaagcagagtagtagagtagtagcaGAGagtacaaccaccaccactatacCTGCTAGCGTGATACCTCCATCTGCCCCTACCCCTGTCACCATGAGCATGGCTGTAACCACAACCACCCCTATTCCCACCCCTACTTTTGTCCCCTTTGTTGTTCTGGAGAAAGAAAAGGAACTTGTCACCACTATCTCCACCACAGCAGCCATTACCCCGACTCCTCCGCCGCCGCCTCCTGTAGTGGTCAGCAAAACTAAAGGGCGGCCTGTGGAGGAAGAGGAATCCCAGACGCAGCATCCACGCAAGAGGAAGTTCCCCAAACCGCAGGTTCAGCTGGTCAACACAGCCATGCAGCAGACCAGGGAGATGATTCAACAGACGCTGGCTGTCATTGTCAATGCCATCAAACTGGATGACATAGAACCCTACCACAGTGACCGCTCTAACCCTTACTTCGAATACCTGCAGATACGGAAAaaaatagaggagaagaggaagatatTGTGCTACATCACACCACAGGCCCCTCAGTGCTACGCTGAGTACGTGACCTACACAGGCTCCTACCTGCTGGATGGCAAGCCTCTCAGCAAGCTGCACATCCCAGTG ATTGCTCCACCTCCATCGTTATCGGAGCCCCTGAAGGAGCTCTTTCGACAGCAGGAGACAGTGAGGGGGAAGCTGAGACTGCAGCACAGCATAGAGAGG GAAAAGCTTATTGTCTCGTGTGAGCAAGAAGTACTGCGGGTCCATTGCAGAGCGGCAAGGACGATAGCCAATCAGGCCGTCCCATTTAGTGCCTGCACTATGTTACTGGACTCTGAGGTGTACAACATGCCAACAGAGAGTCAGGTGCGTCTGTGGGTGGTCAAAAAG GGTGATGAGAACAAGTCAGTGAGAGATCGCTTCAATGCTCGCCAGTTCATTTCCTGGATTCAGGATGTGGATGACAAATATGACCGCATGAAG aCGTGTCTGTTAATGCGGCAGCAGCATGAGGCAGCTGCCCTGAACGCAGTGCAGAGGATGGAGTGGCAACTGAAGGTGCAGGAGCTGGACCCTGCTGTACACAAATCTCTGTGCGTCAACGAGGTCCCCTCCTTCTACGTGCCAATGGTTGACGTCAACGATGACTTTGTGCTGTTGCCCGCGTGA